The following proteins come from a genomic window of Nostoc sp. ATCC 53789:
- a CDS encoding glycosyltransferase family 39 protein: protein MDKLQLLAKSKPPTWLKILVISLMGLGIFFRFTHLGQKVYWYDEFATSLAISGHTLAEVKQEVFSNWSNDGGVIPVITLDKYQHINPDRTVADTVRYLITSDPQHPPLYYVMVRLWAQVFGDFPAAVRSLSAVISLLIFPSVYWLCLELFESPLVGWVGMAVMGISPLQIFFAQDAREYGLWMVTILVSSAALLRAIRQESSLSWAVYALTLALGFYTHLLTAMVAIAHGIYIVIRQQFRFNKTLRNYLLSSIVASLMFLPWLMVIITQIHTATNLLSWIKFKTDSPFDLIGIWLSRISRIFFDFNLASDDAWVNNLPAESPLTYSIPTIIASLFLIIYIIIFFIKYLSTNASLFISLLGGFPGLTLLFYDLIFGGIRSIHFRYQLPLYISIQIAVVYILSFHLLLAKNWQKNFWKVIVVGLLISGLVSDIRFFQSETWWPQIGAKNLLAMSQLINQSNNNILLVSSKNDYNLGVILTLSHNLEPKVRLLTIQNDQLPIIPQDYKSIFFVDDLENSLAHQLQQDKTNSLKLVYPLEGFWQLDKNQKT from the coding sequence ATGGACAAATTACAATTGCTAGCAAAGTCAAAACCTCCAACATGGTTAAAAATTTTGGTAATTAGCCTGATGGGGTTAGGTATTTTCTTTCGCTTCACCCATTTGGGGCAAAAAGTATATTGGTATGACGAATTTGCGACATCACTGGCAATATCTGGTCATACGCTAGCGGAGGTTAAACAAGAGGTTTTTAGCAATTGGAGCAATGATGGAGGCGTAATTCCTGTTATTACTTTAGACAAATATCAACACATTAACCCAGATCGGACTGTGGCTGATACAGTTCGCTACTTAATAACTTCAGACCCCCAACATCCACCTTTGTATTATGTAATGGTGAGATTGTGGGCGCAAGTCTTTGGAGATTTCCCTGCGGCAGTTAGGAGTTTATCAGCAGTAATCAGTCTGTTGATATTTCCTAGTGTGTATTGGTTGTGTTTAGAGTTATTTGAATCACCACTAGTAGGGTGGGTGGGAATGGCTGTAATGGGGATTTCTCCCTTACAGATTTTCTTTGCCCAAGATGCACGAGAATACGGTTTATGGATGGTGACAATTCTAGTATCAAGTGCTGCTTTATTGCGAGCTATTCGCCAGGAAAGTTCCTTGAGTTGGGCTGTGTATGCTCTCACCCTAGCCTTGGGATTCTACACCCATTTATTAACGGCAATGGTTGCGATCGCTCATGGCATTTATATAGTTATTAGGCAACAGTTTCGCTTCAACAAAACTCTGCGTAATTATTTACTGAGTTCCATAGTAGCTTCCTTGATGTTTTTACCCTGGCTAATGGTAATCATTACCCAGATTCACACAGCAACAAATCTCTTGTCATGGATAAAATTTAAAACAGATAGTCCTTTCGACCTGATTGGGATTTGGCTCAGTCGGATTAGCAGAATATTTTTTGATTTTAATTTGGCTTCTGATGATGCTTGGGTCAATAATTTACCTGCGGAAAGCCCTTTAACTTATAGTATTCCTACGATAATAGCTAGCTTATTTTTAATTATTTATATAATCATTTTTTTTATAAAATATCTCTCAACGAACGCTAGTTTATTTATTAGTTTATTAGGGGGATTTCCAGGGTTAACATTGCTTTTCTACGATCTAATTTTTGGGGGAATTCGCTCTATTCATTTTCGCTATCAGTTACCGTTATACATCAGCATCCAAATTGCTGTAGTGTATATTTTATCTTTCCATCTTTTATTGGCTAAGAACTGGCAGAAAAACTTTTGGAAAGTCATTGTGGTAGGGTTACTCATCTCTGGGCTAGTTTCTGATATCAGATTTTTTCAGTCTGAAACTTGGTGGCCACAAATAGGTGCTAAGAATTTGCTAGCAATGAGTCAACTTATTAATCAATCTAATAATAATATTTTATTGGTAAGTAGCAAAAATGATTATAACTTGGGAGTTATTCTCACCTTAAGTCATAATTTAGAGCCAAAAGTTCGCTTACTTACCATACAAAATGACCAGTTACCAATAATACCTCAAGACTATAAATCTATCTTCTTTGTTGACGACCTTGAAAATAGTTTAGCCCATCAACTTCAGCAGGATAAAACTAACTCACTTAAATTAGTCTACCCACTTGAAGGATTTTGGCAACTCGACAAAAATCAGAAAACGTGA
- a CDS encoding GtrA family protein produces the protein MKQYLEYFNIIFLIDKVYFYLHSALFSRFIRFAVVGLSGVFVDLGAFYFLHSSLCLALTMSAMLSTEIAIINNFLWNDLWTFGDVSFQQKISQKLQRFVKFNLICLVGLIFNSLIVNWLFYQFQVNEYIAKLVAIACVTLWNFWLNLKMNWQLTKTEVDVVVDI, from the coding sequence ATGAAGCAATATCTTGAATATTTTAATATTATTTTTCTGATAGATAAAGTCTACTTTTATCTTCATTCGGCGCTTTTTAGTCGGTTTATTCGCTTTGCTGTAGTTGGTTTGAGTGGAGTATTTGTAGACTTGGGGGCATTCTATTTTTTACATAGCTCATTATGTTTAGCGTTAACTATGAGTGCAATGCTTTCTACAGAAATAGCAATTATCAATAATTTTCTGTGGAATGATTTATGGACGTTTGGCGATGTTTCTTTCCAACAAAAAATCAGTCAAAAGTTACAACGTTTTGTCAAGTTTAATCTCATTTGTTTAGTTGGGCTTATTTTCAATAGTCTAATTGTAAATTGGCTATTTTATCAATTCCAAGTGAATGAATACATCGCTAAATTGGTAGCGATCGCTTGTGTAACACTTTGGAATTTCTGGCTCAACCTGAAGATGAACTGGCAATTAACAAAAACAGAAGTAGATGTAGTTGTAGATATTTAA